The sequence ttagagaagttcctttagcatttgttgtagagctggtttggtggtgctgaattctcttagcttttgcttgtctgtaaagcttttgatttctccatcaaatctaaatgagatccttgccgggtagagtaatcttggttgtaggttcttccctttcatcactttaagtatatcatgccactcccttctggcttgcagagtttctgctgagaaatcagctgttaaccttatgggagttcccttgtatgttatttgttgtttttcccttgctgctttcaataatttttctttgtctttaatttttgccactttgattactatgtgtctcggcatgtttctccttgggtttatcctgtatgggactctctgcgcttcctggacttgggtggctatttcctttcccatgttagggaagttttcgactataatctcttcaaatattttctctggtcctttctctctctcttctccttctgggacccctataatgcgaatgttgttgcgtttaatgttgtcccagaggtctcttaggctgtcttcatttcttttcattcttttttctttagtctgttccgcagcagtgaattccatcattctgtcttccaggtcacttatccgttcttctgcctcagttattctgctattgattccttctagtgtagttttcatttcagttattgtattggtcatctctgtttgtttgttctttaattcttctaggtctttgttaatcatttcttgcatcttctcaatctttgcctccattcttattccaaggtcctggatcatcttcactatcattattctgaattctttttctggaaggttgcctatctccacttcatttagttgtttttctggggttttttcttgttccttcatctggtacatagccctctgccttttcatcttctctatctttctgtaactgtggtttttggtccacaggctgcaggattatagtttttcttgcttctgttgtctgccctctggtggttgaggctatctaagaggcttgatgggaggctctggtggtgggtagagctgactgttgctgtcaatatatttcttaaattattatcATCTTTTTCTTCCCACATGCTACATTATATTGTATACTCATATACTCACACTGAGACTAATAATATTTTGGGataatttatttggaaatgaaaaatttatcaTGAATTTAATAGTTAATAATTTTCCAAACGCTTAGTCTTGGTATTAATGAATTCATCAAATCTATGATATTCAGCCAGGTTTTGAAAGCCAGTCAGATTCAAGTAGTTTACTTGCCATGGTTTAAACTTTACAAATTGTCATCTGATTAACTATTTGCTATATCAATTATCAAGGGCGATAGTGATCTATATACCCATTAAGAAAAGGTATTATTAAATCCTGGATCCTCTAAGCTGTTCTCTTTTGTTCAAAGTTGAGTCAGAACTCAAATAATTGGACCCACTGAGTCAAGATCTTTCAACAATATTCAAATGAACTTCTTCATAATATCAGTTTTCCATGAAAATATTCCAATGCCATGAAAAAACCTGTTACGCCCAACACTCTTAATTTAAATTCTGCAAGTGGACACCATCAGAATACCACAAGGCTGTGCAACTGAGTGAGAATGTTCTGGATCAAAAGACAAAAGAGCAATATTTTTTCTCGGGCTTCTCTAAGTAGTCTTAATCTGATGTATATTTGTAGAATTCAGGAGTCCATGAATTCCTGAATATATGTTCACAATTTTGATGATTTGTgcatttttccataaaaataaccTATAAATTTCAACAGATTTTTCAAATGGACTCATAATTGCAAAATGCTTGCAAACACGGCACTAACATTTAGGCAAGATACTTCACATCTCTCAGCTCTGGCTTATTTTCATGAATTTAGACTAAATGAATAGATTCTAACTTTAATTTTCTATTGTTCTGAGAACAAAGCTGATGATACAAAATCTCAGACAGAGATCTCTGCTCTTTGCACTGGATATATTAGAGTAGTTTTCCCAAGATTTAAATATTGGTTACTTATTTCTTCTTAACAGCTGTCTTCACTTCCTGGTTTGTCAGCGTATAGATAAGTGGATTCAGAAACAGAGTTAAGATGGtatagaaaagagagagaaatttgtcCACCAGGAAGTCTGTGAAAGGCCACACATAGATGAAGATGCAGGGCCCAAAGAACATTCACACAACTATGAAATGTGCTGTACAGGTAGAAAAAGCCTTAGATGATCCTGTGGAGGAGAGGTCCTTGATAGTGACAAGAACAATGATGTAGGAAGTGAGCAAAAGCAGAAAACTTATAAGAGCAATCACATGACTGGTTGAAATCATGAAGATTCCAAgaacatatatatctatacacgcCAGCTGGATGACTAAAGGAAGGTCACAGAAGAAACTGTCTGTAACATTGGGACCACAGAAGGGTAAATAGAGGGTAAAAGCTAACTGGCTCACTGTATGCAGGAAGCCCACCGTACAAGAAGTTACCACAAGCCCAACAAACACTCTTTGGCTCTTAATTGATGAATAATGGAGAGGTTTGCATATGGCAATGTACCTGTCAAAAGACATGGAGATGAGCAGCACAATCTCAGTCCCAGTGAAGAGGTGCAAAAAGAAGATCTGAGAAATGCAGCCCTCAAAGGAGATGGTTTTGTGCTGAGCAAGGAAGTCCATGATCATCTTTGGAGTGGCGAAGGAGGACAGGCACATGTCAATGAGAGACAGGTTGCTGAGTAGGAAGTACATGGGGGAGTGAAGGTGTGGGGTGGACAGGACCATGAGCAAAATCAGGCAGTTGCCCAACATGGTCATTaagtagaaaaaggaaaacatcacaaaaaagaaaatctggagCTCAGGAGAATCAATAAGTCCAAGTAACACAAATTCAGACACTCTGGAATAGTTAACCCCCTCCACTGATATGCAGGCTCTGCTCTATAATGACAAAATGGTACAAAATGACAGAGCTAGAAAATGTGATActtctatatatacatatgaaggAGTCATGATATCAGTTAATAATTCAGAATGCTGATTACCTAAAATCCAACTAATAACTATCTcagtaagatttttctttttggaaccaCTTAACAATTGCTGTCAGAAACTTCTACAAATGGACAACTTCTTGATTTTGATCAGTATCAAGTACATGCAGGGTTATACTCATCACATACCCACACAGTAATATTCCCTTCTGAATACTGACTAAGGAGTTATATAATCCATAGTTGTAGAGGAAGATTATACTAAGTGAGTGTGCTCTACTTAATAAGTCaggtaaataaaaatttcaatgagAGTTAAATTCTCAAAGTTTTCTCTTAAACCAAATAAAATGCAATTATGTTGAATCCACTATTGTTGAACACTGGATTTAAATAACAGTTTAACATAATGATTTCAGGAAACCCATTTATTATCCTATGAGagtgataaattattttttctttaagtgacTTCCTGTTTTCTCAGCTACAGAAGAATCCAGTTCCTTTCCAATTTCATTTGCACATTTTCAATTGCTTTGTCAGTGTTAATAAGTACTATTTTAACtattaatatataaatgataaattaatttcttaatttcataAAATTACTGATGACCAAAATGTATACCTGTAACATATGAGAGTTATTCTCaacttttttacttttatgatcttattgatatctttttttaaaaagagcaagaaAATCCCTCCTTTATTTCTCCACATGTTACTCAAACAGAGCTAATTTTTTagactagaaaaaagaaagaaagattctaAGACAAATCCAGGAAATGTACGAAATGAGTGTCTATCCTTTTGTAGTACCAGCATATAAGatgctcaaaacaaaacaaagcaaacaaaaaacccacattaATTATCGTATGTCAAAGTGATACCCgagccaactgaaagagaaaaaaaaaaaaagacactttagGGACTCAgactaatttttcaaaattgagtTTTTGGTTTACAGCAGATTGCAAGTTC comes from Balaenoptera ricei isolate mBalRic1 chromosome 2, mBalRic1.hap2, whole genome shotgun sequence and encodes:
- the LOC132360822 gene encoding LOW QUALITY PROTEIN: olfactory receptor 4K2-like (The sequence of the model RefSeq protein was modified relative to this genomic sequence to represent the inferred CDS: substituted 1 base at 1 genomic stop codon), whose amino-acid sequence is MSDSIEQSRACISVEGVNYSRVSEFVLLGLIDSPELQIFFFVMFSFFYLMTMLGNCLILLMVLSTPHLHSPMYFLLSNLSLIDMCLSSFATPKMIMDFLAQHKTISFEGCISQIFFLHLFTGTEIVLLISMSFDRYIAICKPLHYSSIKSQRVFVGLVVTSCTVGFLHTVSQLAFTLYLPFCGPNVTDSFFCDLPLVIQLACIDIYVLGIFMISTSHVIALISFLLLLTSYIIVLVTIKDLSSTGSSKAFSTCTAHFIVVXMFFGPCIFIYVWPFTDFLVDKFLSLFYTILTLFLNPLIYTLTNQEVKTAVKKK